A region from the Stutzerimonas stutzeri genome encodes:
- a CDS encoding sigma-54-dependent transcriptional regulator, with protein MRIKILCQNRVGILRDMLELLVDYGINVARGEVGGEHGNAVYLHCPNLMNLQLQALRPKIEALQGVFEVRKVGLMPSERHSLELNALLGALEFPVLSIDMAGAIVAANRAAAQLLGVRVDEVPGMSLSRYAEDFDLPELVRANKARINGLRVTIKGDVFLADIAPLQSEHDDSEALAGAVLTLHRADRVGERIYNVRKQELRGFDSIFQSSKVMAAVVREARRMAPLDAPLLIEGETGTGKELLARACHLSSPRGQSPFMALNCAGLPESMAETELFGYGPGAFEGARPEGKLGLLELTTGGTLFLDGVGEMSTRLQAKLVRFLQDGCFRRVGSDEEVYLDVRVICATQLDLAELCAKGEFRQDLYHRLNVLSLHIPPLRECLDGLEPLALHFVDQASRQIGCPLPSLSEQALERLAGYHWPGNVRQLENTLFQAVSLCDGKLIKPEHVRLPDYGTPRPLGDFSLEGDLDEIVGRFEKAVLQELYQRHPSSRLLGKRLGVSHTTVANKLREYGIGKDS; from the coding sequence ATGCGTATCAAGATTCTCTGCCAGAACCGTGTCGGCATCCTCCGGGACATGCTCGAGCTGCTGGTCGACTACGGCATCAACGTCGCCCGCGGCGAAGTCGGCGGCGAGCACGGCAATGCCGTCTACCTGCATTGCCCCAATCTGATGAACCTCCAGCTGCAGGCCCTGCGGCCGAAGATCGAGGCGCTGCAAGGCGTGTTCGAGGTGCGCAAGGTCGGCCTGATGCCCAGCGAGCGGCACTCGCTGGAGCTGAACGCGCTGCTCGGCGCGCTGGAGTTCCCGGTGCTGTCCATCGACATGGCGGGTGCCATCGTGGCCGCCAACCGCGCCGCGGCGCAGCTGCTCGGGGTGCGGGTGGATGAGGTGCCAGGCATGAGCCTGTCGCGCTACGCCGAGGACTTCGACCTGCCGGAGCTGGTACGGGCGAACAAGGCGCGTATCAACGGTTTGCGGGTAACGATCAAGGGCGACGTCTTTCTCGCCGACATTGCGCCCTTGCAGTCGGAGCACGATGACAGCGAGGCCCTTGCTGGTGCGGTATTGACGCTGCACCGTGCCGATCGCGTCGGTGAGCGTATCTACAACGTGCGCAAGCAGGAGCTGCGCGGCTTCGACAGCATTTTCCAGAGCTCGAAGGTCATGGCCGCCGTGGTGCGCGAGGCGCGGCGCATGGCGCCGCTGGATGCGCCGCTGCTGATCGAGGGCGAGACCGGCACCGGCAAGGAGCTGCTGGCGCGCGCCTGCCACCTGTCCAGTCCGCGCGGACAGTCGCCATTCATGGCGCTCAATTGTGCAGGGCTGCCGGAATCCATGGCCGAGACCGAGCTGTTCGGCTACGGCCCTGGCGCCTTCGAGGGCGCCCGGCCGGAAGGCAAGCTCGGCCTGCTGGAGTTAACCACCGGCGGCACCCTGTTTCTCGATGGGGTCGGCGAGATGAGCACCCGCTTGCAGGCCAAGCTCGTGCGTTTCCTGCAGGACGGTTGCTTCCGCCGGGTGGGCAGTGACGAGGAGGTCTATCTCGATGTGCGGGTCATCTGCGCCACACAACTGGACCTGGCAGAGCTCTGCGCCAAGGGCGAGTTTCGCCAGGACCTGTATCACCGCCTCAATGTGCTGTCGCTGCACATCCCACCCTTGCGTGAATGCCTGGACGGGCTGGAGCCGCTGGCCCTGCATTTCGTCGACCAGGCCAGCCGTCAGATCGGCTGCCCGCTGCCGAGCCTGTCCGAGCAGGCGCTGGAGCGTCTGGCCGGCTACCACTGGCCCGGCAACGTGCGGCAGTTGGAAAACACGCTGTTTCAGGCAGTCTCGCTGTGCGATGGCAAGCTGATCAAGCCCGAGCACGTGCGCCTGCCGGACTATGGCACGCCGCGGCCGTTGGGTGATTTTTCACTGGAAGGCGATCTCGACGAGATCGTCGGCCGCTTTGAAAAAGCAGTGCTGCAGGAGCTTTATCAACGCCATCCCAGCAGCCGCCTGCTGGGCAAGCGCCTCGGGGTATCGCACACGACCGTGGCCAACAAGCTGCGCGAGTACGGGATCGGCAAGGACAGCTGA
- a CDS encoding CheR family methyltransferase: MTTRSEPSTPKNMPLTRSTLEFPVVGIGASAGGIQALLAFFEHMPNDCGMAFVVIMHLSPKHESNVDKIIQNVTKMPVLQVTQPVAIERNRIYVILPALDLSMNDGYLRLQKPERERGPQVAIDLFFRALADVHHSHAVGIVLSGTGADGSVGLSRIKEQGGITLAQTPEDAQYDSMPASAIETGMVDIVLPAAEMPQRLVELSENLQALLARKDPLPPLSEIEQQDGPDGEQESAQAHAQSKPNELALREVLAALRARTGHDFRHYKQATVLRRIERRMQVNALRDMPSYARHLQSHPEETPALLADMLIGVTNFFRDREAFEALERDIIPALFEQKLNTGDKALRAWSAACSTGEEAYSLGMLLVDQAAASSAYSEIQLQVFATDIDDRALETARTGIYPEAIVTDVPPTRLRQHFYKEQNHYRMQKELRERILFARHNILRDPPFSRLDLISCRNLMIYLDRDIQIEVLRMFHFALNPGGYLFLGSSETADACSQYFTPVDKKNRIYRAKEVGASLRRPPTGALHGFALSTPPRPSVNEPYRRSKKFSFADVHQRALEQYAPPSVIVNHEAEIVHMSDKAGSFLRYVGGEPSLNLTTLIHPQLRLELRTALYQATHTGKSVEARRVRLERDGRHFYVNMVVRPFRDNEAGSEYMLVLFDEVEACMDNNTLEHPDTKDSVLTQLEAELQQTEEQLQVTMEHSETSTEELRASNEELQAINEELRSATEELETSKEELQSINEELTTVNFELKTKVDETSKINDDLQNLISSTDIATLFVDRKMRIKWFTPRARDIFNVIGNDAGRSLLDITHRLNYPMLHQDAAEAFSELHLVEREVHNRENDRWYLARFLPYRTLDDRIQGAVLTFIDITERRHAEAQLEAGQAHLRLLAQSTKGYAIITLDCDGLITTWNRGAEIIFGYKEKEVIGHCIDMIYTEEDRSAGVPMAERKRALEHGQASDERWHLRRDGSRCFFSGLVNPLVDHDGSVIGFAKIARDLTEERQQNSNQQSELESIQAANLQKDQFFAVLSHELKHPLNLIQLNTDLLARSQAAKNSPSLLKATRSIQNAVRSQSRIIDDLMDVSRIRTGKLKLQFSTLNYQEVLRGIEAVFAPLAQAENVTFDVFKPDQPIYVHADPTRLDQIIWNLLNNAWKFTKGGERICMQLEREGDQARLDVIDTGEGISAEFLPRVFDMFGQAEMQHAQRSKHGLGIGLALVKQLVEAHHGRIEAFSEGIGRGARFSVWLPVHLQAELELSELGSDTAIGGLAGVRILLVDDSPDILETMCELLQSEGAEVTTAGGGAQGIALAEQSRFDVIVSDVGMPEIDGHKMMTAIREGNANADTPSIALTGYGTLRDVEKAKAAGFTLHLRKPIDLQALIDAVTQAVR; the protein is encoded by the coding sequence ACAGCCATGCGGTCGGGATCGTGCTGTCCGGCACCGGTGCCGACGGCTCGGTCGGCCTGTCGCGCATCAAGGAACAGGGCGGCATCACCCTGGCGCAGACGCCGGAAGATGCCCAGTACGATTCGATGCCGGCCAGCGCCATCGAGACCGGGATGGTCGACATCGTGCTGCCTGCGGCCGAGATGCCGCAGCGCCTGGTGGAGCTGTCAGAGAATCTTCAGGCCTTGCTCGCCCGGAAGGATCCGCTGCCACCCCTGAGTGAGATCGAGCAGCAGGACGGGCCCGATGGCGAACAGGAATCCGCGCAGGCACACGCGCAGTCGAAGCCCAACGAGCTGGCACTGCGCGAGGTTCTCGCGGCGCTACGCGCCCGCACCGGCCACGACTTCCGCCACTACAAGCAAGCCACGGTATTGCGGCGCATCGAGCGGCGCATGCAAGTCAACGCGCTACGTGACATGCCCAGCTATGCCCGCCACCTGCAGAGCCATCCGGAAGAAACACCCGCCCTGTTGGCTGACATGCTCATCGGCGTGACCAACTTCTTTCGTGACCGCGAGGCGTTCGAGGCGCTGGAGCGCGACATCATCCCCGCCTTGTTCGAACAGAAGCTGAACACTGGAGACAAGGCGTTGCGCGCCTGGTCAGCCGCCTGTTCGACCGGCGAAGAGGCCTACTCGCTGGGCATGCTGCTGGTCGATCAGGCGGCGGCCAGCAGCGCCTACAGCGAAATACAGCTGCAGGTCTTTGCCACCGATATCGATGATCGCGCCCTGGAAACCGCTCGCACCGGCATCTACCCCGAAGCCATCGTCACGGACGTGCCGCCTACGCGGCTGCGCCAGCATTTCTACAAGGAACAGAACCATTACCGCATGCAGAAAGAGCTGCGCGAGCGGATTCTGTTTGCCCGGCACAACATCCTGCGCGACCCGCCGTTCTCGCGGCTGGACCTGATCTCCTGCCGCAACCTGATGATCTACCTGGACCGGGACATCCAGATCGAAGTGCTGCGCATGTTCCATTTCGCGCTCAACCCCGGCGGCTACCTGTTCCTAGGCAGCTCGGAAACGGCCGATGCCTGCAGCCAGTATTTCACCCCGGTGGACAAGAAGAACCGCATCTACCGAGCCAAGGAAGTCGGTGCCTCCCTGCGCCGCCCCCCGACCGGGGCGCTGCACGGCTTCGCGCTTTCGACGCCGCCCCGCCCCTCGGTCAACGAGCCCTATCGACGCAGCAAGAAGTTTTCCTTTGCCGACGTGCACCAGCGCGCCCTCGAGCAGTACGCCCCGCCCAGCGTGATCGTCAATCACGAAGCCGAAATCGTGCATATGTCCGACAAGGCCGGGAGCTTCCTGCGTTATGTCGGCGGCGAACCCTCGCTGAACCTGACCACCCTGATCCATCCGCAGCTGCGCCTCGAGCTGCGCACCGCGCTGTACCAGGCCACCCATACTGGCAAAAGCGTCGAGGCGCGGCGGGTGCGGCTGGAGCGCGACGGTCGCCACTTCTACGTCAACATGGTGGTTCGGCCGTTCCGCGACAACGAGGCCGGCAGCGAGTACATGCTGGTGCTCTTCGATGAAGTCGAAGCCTGCATGGACAACAACACGCTGGAGCATCCCGATACCAAGGACAGCGTCCTGACCCAGCTCGAGGCGGAGTTGCAGCAGACCGAGGAACAGCTGCAGGTCACCATGGAGCATTCGGAAACCTCCACCGAAGAGCTGCGCGCCTCCAACGAAGAGCTGCAGGCCATCAATGAGGAACTGCGTTCGGCCACCGAAGAACTGGAGACCAGCAAGGAAGAGCTGCAGTCGATCAACGAAGAGCTGACCACGGTCAACTTCGAGCTCAAGACCAAGGTCGACGAAACCAGCAAGATCAACGACGACCTGCAGAACCTGATCTCCTCGACGGACATCGCCACGCTGTTCGTCGACCGCAAGATGCGCATCAAGTGGTTCACCCCGCGAGCACGCGACATCTTCAACGTGATCGGCAACGACGCCGGTCGTTCATTGCTCGATATCACTCACCGCCTCAACTATCCGATGCTTCACCAGGATGCTGCCGAGGCGTTCAGCGAGCTGCACCTGGTCGAGCGTGAGGTCCACAACCGCGAGAACGATCGCTGGTATCTGGCGCGCTTCCTGCCTTATCGCACCCTGGACGACCGCATCCAGGGCGCCGTGCTGACCTTCATCGACATCACCGAGAGGCGTCACGCCGAAGCGCAACTCGAGGCCGGGCAGGCGCACCTGCGCCTGCTGGCACAGAGCACCAAGGGCTACGCGATCATCACGCTCGACTGCGACGGGCTGATCACCACCTGGAATCGAGGCGCCGAGATCATCTTCGGCTACAAGGAAAAAGAGGTGATAGGCCATTGCATCGACATGATCTACACCGAGGAGGACCGCAGCGCCGGCGTCCCAATGGCGGAGCGCAAACGCGCCCTGGAACACGGACAGGCCTCCGATGAGCGCTGGCACCTGCGCCGGGACGGCTCGCGATGCTTCTTCAGCGGCCTGGTCAACCCCTTGGTGGATCACGATGGCAGCGTGATCGGCTTCGCCAAGATCGCCCGCGACCTCACCGAGGAGCGACAGCAGAACTCCAATCAGCAGAGCGAACTGGAAAGCATCCAGGCCGCCAATTTGCAGAAGGACCAGTTCTTCGCGGTCCTCTCGCACGAACTCAAACATCCACTGAATCTGATTCAACTCAACACCGACCTGCTGGCCCGCTCCCAGGCGGCGAAGAACTCGCCGAGCCTGCTCAAGGCGACCCGGTCGATCCAGAATGCCGTGCGCAGCCAGTCGCGGATCATCGACGACCTGATGGACGTCTCGCGCATCCGCACCGGTAAGCTCAAGCTGCAATTCTCGACGCTGAATTACCAGGAGGTGCTGCGCGGCATCGAGGCCGTGTTCGCGCCGCTGGCACAGGCGGAAAATGTGACTTTCGATGTGTTCAAGCCCGATCAGCCGATCTATGTCCATGCCGACCCGACCCGCCTGGATCAGATCATCTGGAACCTCCTGAACAACGCGTGGAAATTCACCAAGGGTGGCGAGCGCATCTGCATGCAGCTGGAACGCGAGGGCGACCAGGCCCGGCTAGACGTGATCGACACCGGCGAAGGCATCTCGGCGGAATTCCTGCCCAGGGTGTTCGACATGTTCGGCCAGGCTGAGATGCAGCATGCGCAGCGTTCCAAACACGGACTGGGCATTGGCCTGGCGCTGGTCAAGCAGCTGGTCGAGGCGCACCACGGGCGCATCGAAGCCTTCTCCGAAGGCATCGGCCGAGGCGCGCGGTTCAGCGTCTGGCTGCCCGTGCACCTGCAGGCCGAGCTGGAACTCAGCGAGCTGGGCAGCGACACGGCGATCGGAGGCCTGGCGGGGGTCCGCATCCTGCTGGTCGACGACTCGCCGGATATCCTGGAAACCATGTGCGAACTGCTGCAGAGCGAAGGCGCCGAGGTCACCACCGCTGGCGGTGGCGCCCAGGGCATCGCGCTGGCCGAGCAGTCGCGCTTCGACGTCATCGTCTCCGACGTCGGCATGCCGGAGATCGACGGCCACAAGATGATGACGGCGATCCGCGAAGGCAATGCCAATGCCGACACACCCAGCATCGCCCTGACCGGCTACGGCACCCTGCGCGACGTGGAAAAAGCCAAGGCCGCGGGCTTTACCCTGCACCTGCGCAAGCCCATCGACCTACAGGCACTGATCGATGCCGTGACCCAGGCGGTGCGCTAA